From Rhodopirellula islandica, the proteins below share one genomic window:
- the hemE gene encoding uroporphyrinogen decarboxylase has translation MAATTNNFDGLRVAALESRRADDMTRLISKFGGDAFVSPSMREVPIEPNRAAIDFAYRIITGDISIVILMTGVGFRYLLKATEKHVEQQRLIDALSDITTICRGPKPVAVMREFGLKPTHRVPEPNTWRELLQTIDAGIPIANQTIGIQEYGVSNTQLIAGLEARGAIAESVKVYGWEFPEDTQPLKANTLALAEGERDILLVTSAHQVVNLLRMGEELGITDSLREGLSKTAIVSIGPTTSDMLREHDLAIAMEPSHPKMGHLVSEAARDAKRLVDEVRSESSATRTPNSQTSVSLRADDSSLISASKTPMPAIDDHPSQSSLFMRACRGEPTPRTPVWMMRQAGRYMQEYRAVRSQQSFLELCANPKLCSEVMCTAVEKLDVDAAIIFSDLLPILVPMGFDLEFVKGDGPVIHNPVRSAADVDRVKGLDNPQDLGFVYETVKQTRADLPEGIPLIGFAGAPFTLASYAIEGGGSRQYSSTKALMRAADGGWAALMDRLTDAIIVYLNEQVAAGAQCVQLFDSWAGCLSPADYREFVLPWMKRILEGVTPGVPLINFATGNPELLPLLRGDRRTVVGVDWRIELDVAWKRVGHDISVQGNLDPSVLLTDAKTIRAAVQDVLNKAGGRPGHIFNLGHGVLQQTPVENAIELVKAVKELSVRDDFSAEDGGTDS, from the coding sequence ATGGCTGCGACGACAAATAATTTCGATGGACTTCGCGTGGCCGCTTTGGAAAGCCGACGGGCCGACGACATGACGCGGCTGATCAGCAAATTCGGGGGCGACGCCTTTGTCAGCCCATCGATGCGGGAGGTGCCGATCGAACCCAATCGGGCGGCGATCGACTTTGCCTATCGGATCATCACGGGCGACATCAGCATCGTGATTTTGATGACCGGCGTGGGATTTCGGTACCTGCTCAAAGCCACCGAAAAGCACGTCGAACAACAGCGTCTGATCGATGCTCTCAGCGATATCACGACGATCTGCCGGGGCCCGAAACCGGTGGCGGTGATGCGAGAGTTTGGACTGAAGCCCACTCACCGCGTGCCGGAGCCGAACACCTGGCGGGAACTGTTGCAAACCATTGACGCTGGCATCCCCATCGCCAATCAGACAATCGGAATCCAAGAGTACGGCGTCAGCAACACGCAGTTGATCGCCGGCTTGGAAGCTCGCGGTGCGATCGCCGAATCGGTCAAAGTTTACGGCTGGGAATTCCCCGAAGACACACAGCCTCTGAAGGCCAACACGCTGGCGCTCGCGGAAGGCGAACGAGACATCTTGCTGGTCACGAGTGCTCACCAAGTCGTCAACTTGCTCCGCATGGGCGAAGAACTCGGGATCACCGATTCACTTCGTGAGGGGTTGTCCAAGACGGCGATCGTGTCGATCGGGCCCACCACCAGCGACATGTTGCGAGAGCATGATCTGGCCATCGCGATGGAACCGTCGCATCCCAAGATGGGGCACCTGGTCAGTGAGGCGGCTCGCGATGCCAAACGCTTGGTCGACGAGGTTCGATCTGAATCGTCGGCCACTCGAACGCCCAACTCTCAAACGTCTGTCTCTCTGCGGGCAGATGATTCCAGTCTCATTTCTGCTAGCAAGACGCCCATGCCTGCCATCGATGACCACCCCTCCCAGTCCAGTTTGTTCATGCGTGCCTGTCGTGGTGAGCCCACGCCTCGCACACCGGTTTGGATGATGCGGCAAGCCGGTCGCTACATGCAGGAGTACCGCGCCGTTCGTTCGCAGCAATCGTTTTTGGAACTCTGCGCCAATCCCAAGTTGTGCAGCGAAGTGATGTGCACCGCGGTCGAAAAGCTCGATGTCGACGCGGCAATCATCTTTTCGGACTTGTTGCCGATTTTGGTCCCGATGGGATTCGATTTGGAGTTCGTCAAAGGCGACGGCCCAGTCATCCACAATCCGGTTCGTTCGGCGGCGGATGTGGACCGGGTCAAAGGCCTCGACAACCCGCAGGACCTCGGCTTCGTCTATGAGACGGTCAAGCAAACGCGAGCGGACCTGCCCGAAGGCATCCCGTTGATCGGATTCGCGGGGGCTCCGTTCACTCTGGCCAGTTATGCCATTGAAGGTGGGGGCAGCCGGCAATACAGCAGCACGAAAGCTTTGATGCGTGCTGCCGATGGTGGCTGGGCCGCACTGATGGATCGTTTGACCGACGCGATCATCGTTTATCTGAATGAGCAGGTTGCCGCCGGAGCCCAGTGTGTGCAATTGTTCGACAGTTGGGCGGGTTGTTTGTCACCAGCCGACTACCGCGAATTTGTGTTGCCATGGATGAAACGCATTTTGGAAGGCGTGACTCCCGGCGTGCCCTTGATCAACTTTGCAACCGGCAATCCGGAGTTGTTGCCCTTGCTGCGTGGCGATCGTCGCACCGTGGTGGGAGTCGATTGGCGAATCGAACTGGATGTGGCTTGGAAACGTGTTGGGCATGACATCTCCGTCCAAGGCAACTTGGACCCGTCGGTGTTGCTGACCGATGCCAAGACCATTCGCGCGGCAGTGCAAGATGTTTTGAACAAGGCCGGCGGTCGACCCGGACACATCTTCAATCTCGGCCATGGCGTGTTGCAGCAAACGCCGGTTGAGAATGCCATTGAGTTGGTCAAGGCCGTGAAAGAACTCTCGGTGCGAGATGATTTCTCAGCCGAAGATGGTGGAACGGATTCGTGA
- a CDS encoding DUF2760 domain-containing protein, whose amino-acid sequence MFDRQVAERVALALDGVDLASQSVAESTPAVVGKEPVGGAPRESAQSDAVTLLAALQRDARLVDLIHENLDQYADDQVGAAARPCLKQCRQTLDRLLGIVPLVEVGDGQVLPVDASTSSARLRWVGESSGASQGKVVHHGWVATQVQLPAWSGSADDALVIAPAQVQAP is encoded by the coding sequence ATGTTTGACCGTCAAGTCGCCGAGCGCGTCGCGCTGGCTCTGGATGGCGTCGATTTGGCGTCGCAGTCAGTGGCGGAATCCACGCCGGCAGTCGTGGGGAAAGAACCGGTGGGGGGCGCCCCGCGGGAGTCTGCTCAAAGCGATGCTGTCACGTTGTTGGCGGCGCTTCAGCGGGACGCTCGTTTGGTCGATCTGATCCATGAGAATCTGGATCAGTACGCGGACGATCAGGTTGGTGCGGCGGCTCGCCCGTGTTTGAAACAGTGCCGTCAAACGCTGGATCGGTTGTTGGGGATCGTTCCGCTCGTGGAAGTGGGTGACGGGCAGGTGCTTCCGGTGGATGCGTCCACTTCCTCCGCTCGTTTGCGCTGGGTGGGTGAGTCCAGTGGTGCCTCGCAGGGCAAGGTGGTTCATCATGGTTGGGTTGCCACTCAGGTTCAGTTGCCCGCTTGGTCAGGCAGTGCCGACGACGCGTTGGTGATTGCTCCGGCGCAGGTTCAGGCTCCCTGA
- a CDS encoding aminotransferase class I/II-fold pyridoxal phosphate-dependent enzyme translates to MSDTFNPDTPNIDAPAIDSPTTDPEPAEFEVKMASRVDRLPPYMFGRINSLLYQKRCAGDDVIDLGMGNPSDPPDPVVIQKLTDAASDVGNHGYSKSNGITNLRREVASKYHRKYGVSLDPEGEIIACLGSKEGFSHMCLALMGPGDTAIIPSPYFPVHMYGVILASGNVVALDVADPDKFLSNVAYTCENLTPRPKVLIVNYPHNPSSAVIEADFFVEVVRLAKKYGLMVIHDFAYADVAFDGYVPPSFLSAPGAKDVGVEFTTMSKGYNMAGWRVGFCAGNADMVRGLGTIKGYYDYGMFQAIQIAAIVALRETEATVLQQSQVYQGRRDVLVSGLRRLGWNVNPPKAGMFVWAEVPEPWKSQMSTMDFAMKLLEEGNVAVSPGSGFGAAGEGYLRMSLVENEHRLRQAVRQIGKCLSPGRKGADSVASSAS, encoded by the coding sequence ATGAGTGACACCTTCAATCCCGACACGCCCAACATCGACGCTCCTGCAATCGATTCGCCCACGACGGATCCAGAGCCAGCGGAATTTGAAGTGAAGATGGCCTCGCGAGTCGATCGCTTGCCGCCGTACATGTTTGGTCGCATCAACAGTTTGCTGTACCAGAAGCGTTGTGCGGGAGACGATGTGATCGATCTTGGGATGGGGAATCCCTCGGATCCGCCGGACCCGGTCGTGATTCAGAAGCTGACTGACGCGGCGTCGGATGTTGGCAATCACGGTTACAGCAAATCCAACGGGATCACGAATTTGCGTCGTGAGGTGGCCAGCAAATATCACCGAAAATACGGTGTGAGCTTGGATCCAGAAGGCGAGATCATCGCTTGTTTGGGGAGCAAGGAGGGCTTCTCGCACATGTGTTTGGCTCTGATGGGGCCTGGTGACACGGCGATTATTCCCTCGCCCTATTTCCCGGTTCACATGTACGGCGTGATTCTGGCTTCCGGAAATGTTGTGGCGCTGGACGTCGCGGATCCGGATAAGTTCCTGAGTAATGTGGCCTACACCTGCGAGAATTTGACGCCTCGCCCGAAGGTTTTGATCGTCAATTATCCCCACAACCCTTCGTCGGCTGTGATCGAAGCGGACTTCTTTGTCGAGGTCGTTCGGCTGGCGAAGAAGTACGGCTTGATGGTCATTCATGACTTCGCTTACGCCGACGTGGCTTTCGATGGCTATGTGCCGCCGAGTTTTCTGTCGGCGCCTGGGGCCAAGGACGTGGGCGTTGAGTTCACGACGATGAGCAAGGGGTACAACATGGCCGGTTGGCGTGTTGGTTTCTGTGCTGGGAATGCGGACATGGTCCGTGGGTTGGGTACCATCAAAGGTTACTACGATTACGGCATGTTCCAGGCCATTCAGATCGCGGCGATCGTTGCTCTCCGTGAGACCGAGGCAACTGTTTTGCAGCAGTCGCAGGTTTACCAAGGCCGGCGTGATGTGCTGGTCAGCGGTTTGCGTCGACTGGGGTGGAATGTCAATCCGCCCAAGGCAGGCATGTTCGTGTGGGCAGAGGTGCCGGAGCCTTGGAAGAGTCAGATGAGCACGATGGATTTCGCGATGAAGTTGCTGGAGGAAGGCAACGTTGCTGTCAGCCCAGGCAGTGGCTTTGGTGCGGCTGGAGAAGGCTATTTGCGGATGTCATTGGTTGAGAATGAGCATCGGTTGCGGCAGGCGGTCCGGCAGATCGGGAAGTGTTTGTCGCCCGGTAGGAAGGGTGCTGATTCGGTCGCCTCGTCGGCTTCGTAG
- the rpsL gene encoding 30S ribosomal protein S12: MPTINQLVRKNRKQKKSQSKSPVLEKCPQKQGVCLQVRTMTPKKPNSALRKITRVRLSNGKEVTVYIPGEGHNLQEHSIVLVRGGRVRDLPGVRYQVVRGSRDALGVDGRKQSRSRYGAKK; this comes from the coding sequence ATGCCAACCATCAATCAACTCGTCCGCAAAAACCGGAAGCAGAAGAAGAGCCAGAGCAAGTCGCCGGTTCTCGAGAAATGCCCTCAAAAACAGGGTGTTTGCCTGCAAGTCCGGACCATGACCCCCAAGAAGCCAAACTCGGCTCTGCGGAAAATCACCCGGGTTCGATTGAGCAACGGCAAAGAAGTCACGGTTTACATCCCCGGCGAAGGCCACAACCTGCAAGAGCACTCGATCGTGCTCGTTCGCGGTGGCCGCGTTCGCGATTTGCCCGGTGTTCGTTACCAAGTTGTTCGCGGTTCACGCGATGCACTGGGTGTCGATGGCCGCAAGCAATCCCGCAGCCGTTACGGAGCCAAGAAGTAA
- the rpsG gene encoding 30S ribosomal protein S7: MGRITSSRSQLKGDPRHHSLLASKFINCLMLDGKKTTAQRVFYDALDEIGKRHEGEETPIEVFEAALENIKPYIEVRSKRVGGASYQVPMQVNKARQQSLAIRWILSAVRDKKGRPMALKLADELLAGFKKEGAAYTKRENTHRMADANKAFAHFAW; this comes from the coding sequence ATGGGACGCATCACTTCCAGCCGCTCGCAACTCAAAGGCGACCCGCGGCACCACTCGTTGCTGGCTAGCAAATTCATCAATTGCTTGATGCTGGACGGAAAGAAGACCACCGCTCAGCGAGTCTTCTACGATGCCCTGGATGAGATTGGCAAACGCCACGAAGGCGAAGAGACTCCCATCGAAGTCTTCGAAGCAGCCCTGGAAAACATCAAGCCTTACATCGAAGTTCGCAGCAAGCGAGTCGGTGGTGCCAGCTACCAGGTCCCAATGCAAGTCAACAAGGCTCGCCAACAGAGCCTCGCGATTCGCTGGATCCTGTCCGCTGTCCGCGACAAAAAGGGCCGCCCAATGGCCTTGAAACTGGCCGATGAACTGCTGGCTGGCTTCAAGAAAGAAGGCGCCGCTTACACCAAACGCGAAAACACGCACCGCATGGCTGACGCCAACAAGGCATTCGCTCACTTCGCTTGGTGA
- a CDS encoding molybdopterin-binding domain-containing protein, producing the protein MSEPSRVVCPLCPLHCDDVVVNADGSVQANGCEIAESAGSLMNQMARADEATLAPIAACEQPIRVITSGVDLVAARQLVQWQSDGAIAVEIESDPSVQAIGTVTRRDGIVAATLSEVVAHADLVWLIGEVNPAWPRLEEKLRLESVGSGASVGKRHGKRWERWTADFAGRMHHAIEHPEATEEGSEFQTRSSHFRDSQYAAIVIGPGAFDADEAEMTAAMVARIIRRRNELARCVCVTLDPAATLRSVHAWRTNESLAPMMSGSEIDSTSVIRLVGIGHRRSGDRPVDLQIGGHDPGEEQAKAFLPASPWTTSMVIRGDGSVTLPLQVPDALSVESPTAIEQLQKVLRETGQAIC; encoded by the coding sequence GTGAGCGAACCGTCTCGTGTCGTTTGCCCGTTGTGTCCACTGCACTGCGACGATGTCGTGGTGAATGCGGACGGATCGGTTCAAGCAAACGGGTGCGAGATCGCCGAGTCGGCAGGTTCGTTGATGAACCAAATGGCTCGCGCAGACGAGGCGACGTTGGCCCCGATTGCTGCCTGTGAGCAACCCATTCGCGTGATCACTTCGGGCGTGGATTTGGTCGCGGCTCGGCAATTGGTCCAGTGGCAATCCGACGGTGCGATCGCAGTCGAAATCGAATCAGATCCCTCGGTCCAGGCCATCGGGACGGTCACACGTCGTGATGGAATCGTTGCAGCAACGCTGTCCGAGGTCGTCGCGCATGCCGACTTGGTTTGGTTGATCGGCGAAGTCAATCCGGCTTGGCCTCGTTTGGAAGAGAAGCTGCGTTTGGAGTCCGTTGGTTCCGGTGCATCGGTTGGCAAACGCCATGGGAAGCGTTGGGAACGATGGACGGCCGATTTCGCGGGGCGGATGCATCACGCAATCGAGCACCCGGAGGCGACCGAAGAAGGTTCGGAGTTCCAGACTCGGTCTTCGCATTTTCGCGACAGTCAGTACGCGGCGATCGTGATCGGTCCCGGAGCGTTTGACGCGGACGAAGCGGAGATGACCGCCGCGATGGTGGCGCGAATCATCCGCCGCCGCAACGAGTTGGCTCGCTGTGTTTGCGTGACCTTGGATCCCGCTGCGACGCTGCGAAGCGTTCATGCCTGGCGGACGAATGAATCACTTGCGCCGATGATGTCTGGTTCAGAAATCGATTCCACTTCTGTGATTCGGTTGGTGGGGATTGGGCATCGAAGGTCCGGCGATCGACCGGTCGATCTTCAGATTGGTGGGCATGACCCAGGGGAGGAGCAGGCCAAAGCGTTCTTGCCCGCGAGTCCCTGGACAACTTCCATGGTCATCCGAGGCGACGGATCCGTGACCCTGCCACTTCAAGTGCCAGACGCTCTGTCAGTCGAGTCCCCCACCGCCATCGAGCAGCTCCAAAAGGTGCTTCGAGAGACCGGTCAGGCAATTTGCTAG
- a CDS encoding DUF72 domain-containing protein: MNQPREILSSPKWPLSVGAPVWACDGWAGVVYPSKTPRSEWLAWYTRTFNTVEGNSTFYAVPSESTFRGWAEQAAEGFEFCFKFPKRISHDSMLQDCDEEVREFLSRLRVIAQADRLGPTFLQLGPQFGPDRLPVLARFLRRLPRELPWAVELRHHDWFDSGDQEARVNELLRDLQIDKVTFDSRPLFQSPPEDAIEEKSQVRKPQTPVRQTVTGQRPMLRIVGRNRIELTQSFLDQWLPILVGWVEAGLRPIVFTHTPDDRLAPRFAELLLAKLAGEMPGVDFTLPRPPQSPEQLSLLD; the protein is encoded by the coding sequence GTGAACCAGCCTCGCGAAATCCTTTCGTCACCGAAGTGGCCGCTTTCGGTCGGGGCTCCGGTCTGGGCCTGCGACGGTTGGGCTGGCGTGGTTTATCCCTCCAAGACCCCGCGGAGCGAATGGCTTGCGTGGTACACGCGGACGTTCAACACCGTCGAGGGAAATAGCACGTTTTATGCGGTCCCCAGCGAGTCCACTTTTCGCGGTTGGGCCGAGCAGGCAGCTGAGGGATTTGAGTTTTGCTTCAAATTTCCCAAGCGAATCTCCCACGACAGCATGCTGCAGGACTGTGACGAGGAAGTGCGAGAATTCTTATCGCGGTTGCGAGTGATTGCCCAAGCGGATCGGTTGGGGCCGACGTTCTTGCAGTTGGGGCCCCAGTTTGGTCCGGATCGGTTGCCAGTGCTGGCTCGGTTTCTCCGCCGTTTGCCGCGTGAATTGCCCTGGGCGGTTGAGTTGCGGCATCACGATTGGTTTGATTCCGGGGACCAGGAAGCACGCGTGAACGAGCTTCTGAGAGACCTGCAAATTGACAAGGTCACCTTCGACAGTCGGCCGCTGTTTCAATCGCCGCCAGAAGATGCCATCGAAGAAAAGTCGCAGGTTCGCAAGCCACAAACGCCGGTTCGGCAAACCGTCACTGGTCAGCGTCCAATGCTTCGCATCGTGGGACGCAATCGAATTGAATTGACTCAATCGTTTCTGGATCAATGGTTGCCGATCTTGGTCGGCTGGGTGGAGGCGGGGTTGCGTCCGATCGTGTTCACTCACACGCCTGATGATCGCTTGGCACCTCGGTTTGCTGAGTTGTTGCTCGCAAAATTGGCCGGCGAGATGCCCGGTGTGGACTTCACCCTGCCCCGCCCTCCACAATCTCCCGAACAACTTTCGCTGCTGGATTGA
- the fusA gene encoding elongation factor G — MVAIRLCRIAIFLCAPAPNRFPPHRLAMAADISKIRNIGIIAHIDAGKTTVTERMLYLSGAKHRVGRVDHGTTDTDDDPEEQERGITIFSACVKYAWGDYNINLLDTPGHVDFTAEVERCLRVLDGAVVVFSAREGVEAQSETVWRQADRYEVPRIVFINKMDREGASFETVFNDIGPRLGGRPVAVELPVGEGPAHVDNPFRGVIDLVDMKLLQFDPETEGKQITETELPAELADDAAIWREQMMEAVYEISEEAMALAMEEKEIPREVILAALRHGCLERIIQPVFCGSALHGIGVQPLMTGVGNFLPSPLDRPPVEGHDPKKPDQTLSRNPDPKEPFCGLVFKILPAKTGDNYWIRIYSGELKQNSRVQCPNRDKKENIAQIWQIHASKKERDGQVDSVGAGDICCVIGPRFAITGDTVCDTKETIELPSIKFAETVLSMAIEPESTADRKKLEETLDMLRRQDPTFRAIDNEEIGQTIISGMGELHLEVIQHRLTRDFGLNVKFYKPRVNYRETIGGKAEIVGQCNRVVGSTQMFARLKVKISPTETPSDPVVVFDRLPPDVGLPNAVRSAAIEELRDRAEGGGMIAGFPLSGVRIDVLDAEMAEEGSDEVAFRIAAGDAFESGLQAAGPVLLEPVMRVEVTTPEDYMGEIVGDLQQRRAIIASTESRGAMTVITAHAPLKEMFGYSGAVRSLSQGRAGSSMEPYGYQAAPQEDADSFQY, encoded by the coding sequence TTGGTCGCGATTCGGCTCTGCCGGATCGCGATTTTTCTTTGCGCACCCGCCCCAAACCGCTTCCCACCGCACCGACTCGCCATGGCCGCCGACATATCCAAGATTCGCAACATCGGTATCATCGCCCACATCGACGCGGGGAAAACCACCGTCACTGAGCGAATGCTTTACCTCAGCGGGGCGAAACACCGGGTCGGCCGAGTGGACCACGGCACCACCGACACCGATGACGACCCCGAGGAACAAGAACGCGGCATCACGATCTTCAGCGCCTGCGTGAAGTACGCCTGGGGCGACTACAACATCAACCTCCTCGACACGCCCGGACACGTTGACTTCACCGCCGAAGTGGAACGCTGCCTCCGAGTCCTCGACGGGGCCGTGGTGGTCTTCTCTGCCCGTGAAGGCGTGGAAGCCCAAAGCGAGACCGTCTGGCGCCAGGCCGACCGCTACGAAGTCCCACGGATCGTCTTCATCAACAAAATGGACCGCGAAGGCGCCAGCTTCGAGACCGTCTTCAACGACATCGGACCACGACTCGGCGGGCGACCAGTCGCGGTGGAACTGCCGGTCGGAGAAGGCCCCGCCCACGTCGACAACCCGTTCCGCGGCGTGATCGACCTGGTCGACATGAAACTCCTGCAGTTCGACCCAGAAACGGAAGGCAAGCAGATCACAGAGACCGAACTGCCCGCCGAACTCGCCGACGACGCTGCAATCTGGCGAGAACAGATGATGGAGGCGGTCTACGAAATCAGCGAAGAGGCCATGGCCCTCGCGATGGAGGAAAAGGAAATCCCTCGCGAAGTCATCCTGGCAGCACTCCGACACGGCTGCCTGGAACGAATCATCCAACCCGTCTTCTGCGGCTCGGCACTGCATGGCATCGGAGTCCAACCCCTGATGACCGGCGTCGGAAACTTCCTGCCCAGCCCCCTGGACCGCCCGCCCGTTGAAGGCCACGACCCCAAAAAACCAGACCAAACGCTCTCGCGAAACCCAGACCCCAAAGAGCCTTTCTGCGGACTCGTCTTCAAGATCCTGCCCGCCAAAACGGGCGACAACTACTGGATCCGGATCTACAGCGGGGAGCTCAAACAAAACTCACGGGTGCAGTGCCCCAACCGAGACAAAAAGGAAAACATCGCCCAAATCTGGCAAATCCACGCCTCCAAAAAGGAACGCGACGGACAAGTGGACTCCGTCGGTGCAGGCGACATCTGCTGCGTGATCGGCCCCCGATTTGCCATCACAGGCGACACCGTTTGCGACACCAAAGAGACGATCGAACTGCCCAGCATCAAGTTCGCCGAAACAGTGTTGTCCATGGCAATCGAACCGGAGAGCACTGCCGACCGAAAGAAACTCGAAGAAACACTCGACATGCTCCGCCGACAGGACCCAACCTTCCGAGCGATCGACAACGAAGAGATCGGGCAAACGATCATCAGCGGGATGGGCGAACTCCATCTCGAGGTCATCCAGCACCGCCTGACTCGCGACTTCGGATTGAACGTCAAGTTCTACAAACCTCGCGTGAACTACCGTGAAACCATCGGCGGCAAAGCCGAAATCGTCGGCCAATGCAACCGAGTGGTCGGATCCACACAAATGTTCGCTCGCCTGAAAGTGAAGATCAGCCCCACCGAAACCCCATCCGACCCTGTCGTCGTGTTCGACCGACTCCCGCCCGACGTCGGCCTCCCCAACGCCGTCCGTAGCGCCGCCATCGAAGAACTCCGCGACCGAGCAGAAGGCGGCGGGATGATCGCTGGCTTCCCGCTCTCGGGCGTCCGAATCGATGTGCTGGACGCGGAAATGGCAGAAGAAGGCAGCGACGAAGTTGCCTTCCGAATCGCTGCCGGCGACGCCTTTGAAAGCGGACTGCAAGCGGCAGGCCCCGTGCTACTCGAACCCGTCATGCGAGTCGAAGTCACCACGCCAGAAGACTACATGGGGGAGATCGTGGGCGACCTGCAGCAACGCCGCGCCATCATCGCCTCCACCGAAAGCCGTGGAGCCATGACCGTGATCACTGCCCACGCTCCACTCAAAGAGATGTTCGGCTACTCCGGAGCCGTACGAAGCCTCAGCCAAGGCCGAGCAGGAAGCAGCATGGAACCCTACGGCTACCAAGCAGCTCCCCAAGAAGACGCGGACAGCTTCCAGTACTAA
- the trmB gene encoding tRNA (guanosine(46)-N7)-methyltransferase TrmB, with amino-acid sequence MPRAALRKPNPALDLDSWLKTPEDLPAVINSQSLFGNDQPLEIEVGSGKGLFIQTESDRRPEHNYFGIEIARKYAAHAAARLAKRERANAKMLAGDATPLFAVTDEGKRIEDGSLEAVHVYFPDPWWKKRHRKRRVLSHDNILNFSRCLRVGGRLHFWTDVLDYFELTVELIAEIAPELGVPLPETQRESTHDLDFHTHFERRSRKMGIPVYRVCYRKRI; translated from the coding sequence ATGCCTCGCGCCGCCCTCCGAAAACCCAACCCCGCCTTGGACCTGGATTCCTGGCTGAAAACGCCCGAGGATTTGCCGGCAGTGATCAACAGCCAATCGCTATTCGGCAACGATCAACCGCTGGAAATCGAAGTCGGCAGCGGGAAAGGGCTGTTCATTCAGACGGAATCCGATCGTCGCCCCGAGCACAATTACTTCGGGATCGAAATCGCTCGCAAATACGCCGCTCACGCCGCCGCCAGGCTGGCCAAACGAGAGCGAGCCAACGCAAAGATGCTGGCCGGCGACGCCACCCCGCTGTTTGCGGTCACCGACGAGGGCAAACGAATCGAAGACGGATCGCTGGAAGCCGTTCATGTTTACTTCCCCGATCCGTGGTGGAAAAAACGGCACCGAAAACGTCGCGTCCTCAGTCACGACAACATTCTCAACTTCAGTCGCTGCCTCCGCGTCGGCGGCCGGCTGCATTTCTGGACGGACGTGTTGGATTACTTTGAGCTGACCGTGGAATTGATCGCCGAAATCGCACCGGAACTGGGCGTGCCGTTGCCGGAAACTCAGCGGGAATCCACCCACGACCTGGACTTCCACACCCACTTCGAACGCCGCAGTCGCAAGATGGGCATTCCGGTCTACCGAGTTTGCTACCGCAAACGCATCTGA
- a CDS encoding enoyl-CoA hydratase/isomerase family protein: protein MQHLDVRIHNNVATVLMDRPEKHGALSPGLLFDLNEALGDVHQEKRVRAVVLSSRGDHFCSGVDLQVFQQIADLPESERMQQWFEYWRAVSETCEKMLRFPKPIIAAVDGAAIGAGFALMLASDLCVASKRATFAADAARRGLVGGVTTALLSFRVGAAAAARLTLAGETIDANEAQRLNLLCQSPVVSDQVWVVASEWAARCSEGPSEAVQASKRLLNESVGEALLTQISAAAADSASACTTESAAEGVAAFLEKRKPSWP, encoded by the coding sequence ATGCAACATCTGGATGTTCGAATTCACAACAACGTGGCAACCGTGTTGATGGATCGGCCGGAAAAGCATGGCGCGCTCAGTCCCGGGTTGCTGTTTGATCTCAACGAAGCTCTCGGTGATGTGCATCAAGAGAAGCGTGTTCGGGCGGTCGTGCTGTCCTCGCGAGGTGATCACTTTTGCTCGGGAGTTGACCTGCAAGTGTTCCAACAGATCGCGGATTTGCCCGAGTCCGAGCGGATGCAGCAATGGTTCGAATACTGGCGAGCGGTTTCCGAGACCTGCGAGAAGATGCTGCGATTCCCCAAGCCCATCATCGCGGCGGTGGACGGCGCCGCGATTGGAGCCGGTTTCGCCCTGATGCTGGCGTCGGACCTGTGCGTTGCCAGCAAGCGAGCGACCTTCGCTGCTGACGCCGCTCGCCGTGGCTTGGTCGGAGGCGTGACGACGGCGTTGTTGTCCTTTCGGGTTGGCGCGGCCGCCGCTGCCAGGCTGACTTTGGCGGGCGAAACCATTGATGCCAACGAAGCCCAACGCTTGAATTTGCTGTGCCAATCGCCGGTGGTGTCGGACCAAGTTTGGGTGGTGGCCAGCGAGTGGGCGGCGCGCTGCAGCGAAGGGCCTTCCGAAGCCGTCCAGGCGTCCAAGCGATTGCTCAATGAAAGCGTCGGCGAAGCGTTGCTGACTCAGATCTCGGCCGCGGCCGCGGACAGTGCGTCCGCTTGCACGACGGAATCCGCCGCCGAAGGGGTTGCCGCGTTCCTGGAAAAACGCAAGCCAAGCTGGCCGTAG